In Helianthus annuus cultivar XRQ/B chromosome 9, HanXRQr2.0-SUNRISE, whole genome shotgun sequence, the following are encoded in one genomic region:
- the LOC110877705 gene encoding mitochondrial substrate carrier family protein B, with product MQTEATVGVVEGGGPARKLVAHHQRPVQQQQSQVGTVSQLIAGGVAGAVSKTCTAPLARLTILFQVQGMHSDASTLRKTTIWREASRIVNEEGFRAFWKGNLVTIAHRLPYSSISFYAFERYKNILQLLMGVENHGTNISTDLFIRLAGGGLAGITAASVTYPLDLVRTRLSAQRNVIYYRGIWHALRTISREEGVLGLYKGLGACLLGVGPNLAISFSVYDTTRSYWQLHRPQDSTVLVSLACGSLSGIASSTVTFPLDLVRRRMQLEGAGGRARVYNTGILGTFGQIIKAEGVRGIYRGILPEYYKVVPSIGIVFMTYEKLKQVLSKLDSCR from the exons ATGCAAACTGAAGCCACGGTGGGGGTTGTAGAAGGCGGTGGTCCGGCGAGGAAACTGGTGGCGCACCACCAGAGGCCGGTGCAGCAACAGCAGTCGCAGGTGGGGACGGTTTCTCAACTTATTGCAGGTGGGGTTGCTGGTGCTGTTAGCAAGACTTGTACTGCTCCTCTCGCTAGACTCACTATCCTCTTTCag GTGCAGGGCATGCACTCTGACGCTTCAACTTTACGAAAGACAACAATATGGCGTGAAGCTTCGCGTATAGTTAACGAAGAAGGGTTCCGTGCATTCTGGAAGGGGAATTTAGTTACAATCGCTCATCGTCTTCCTTACTCGTCCATTAGTTTCTACGCTTTTGAACGCTACAAGAAT ATTTTACAGCTGCTAATGGGGGTGGAGAATCACGGGACTAATATAAGCACCGACTTGTTCATACGGCTAGCAGGCGGTGGCTTAGCGGGTATCACCGCTGCTTCGGTTACATATCCGTTGGATCTTGTAAGAACTCGGCTTTCAGCACAG AGGAATGTTATATATTATAGAGGTATATGGCATGCTTTACGCACCATCAGCAGGGAAGAAGGCGTTCTCGGCCTCTATAAAGGACTTGGTGCTTGTCTACTG GGTGTTGGGCCGAACCTGGCGATTAGCTTTTCGGTTTACGACACAACAAGATCTTATTGGCAGTTGCATAG ACCGCAAGATTCGACTGTCCTCGTCAGCTTGGCTTGTGGCAGTCTTTCAGGCATTGCATCATCAACAG TGACATTTCCTCTGGATCTGGTGAGGCGGCGGATGCAGTTGGAAGGAGCAGGTGGGCGGGCCCGTGTGTATAATACGGGCATTTTGGGTACGTTCGGTCAAATAATAAAAGCGGAAGGGGTGCGCGGTATATACCGTGGAATTTTGCCGGAATATTACAAAGTGGTTCCCAGCATTGGGATTGTATTCATGACCTATGAGAAACTGAAGCAGGTGTTGTCAAAGTTAGACTCTTGCAGATGA